A single region of the Ptychodera flava strain L36383 chromosome 9, AS_Pfla_20210202, whole genome shotgun sequence genome encodes:
- the LOC139140442 gene encoding adenosine receptor A2b-like — MELNNISWTENSSFVDRDDDAVVLDHGEGQNDVLYISDELFFGINALNSVLIVTGNALVIIAVFRQPKLRKSATNHFIVSLSVADFMVGAFYIPIQVLNYYSIGLIENEILCDFMYSFSWTCLNSTVFCLLSIAVDRYRAIVTPMKGPLTLTQARVVIVATWLFTFAYTSNKIVAAGMVTVPVQIGGLNVTIHTCTYRPDQRTLMMYTSVIDITLGYFIPLAIIVYYYSRMIGTLCCGTSLSADSRRRKMKAVRMLVIVVVMFAITWGQSRTLGVLYYCVPELSNLIASRFVFTLFLIMFFSNSWMNPVIYALFSRNFRSEFTDILSCGRWKAKARPEGHYAGNSHDGKKTNESKDAGVHSNINTMEESIRSPDSEDQDLKPGDTILTNDINSDARPNSRGETFSADNEAFEMATEDNHHSNLDSEVA; from the coding sequence ATGGAGCTGAACAACATTTCTTGGACGGAAAACTCGTCGTTCGTAGACAGAGACGACGATGCCGTTGTCCTGGACCATGGTGAGGGTCAGAATGACGTATTGTACATCTCTGACGAGTTATTCTTCGGTATAAACGCGTTGAACAGTGTTCTGATAGTGACCGGCAATGCACTCGTGATCATCGCCGTGTTTCGTCAACCGAAACTGAGAAAATCGGCGACCAACCACTTCATCGTGTCGCTGTCCGTTGCCGACTTCATGGTAGGGGCGTTCTACATTCCGATACAGGTTCTCAACTACTACAGTATTGGTCTCATCGAAAACGAGATCCTCTGCGATTTCATGTACAGCTTTTCGTGGACCTGTCTCAACTCTACCGTCTTTTGTCTGCTTTCCATAGCGGTCGACCGGTATAGGGCGATCGTCACCCCGATGAAAGGGCCGTTGACACTGACGCAAGCTCGAGTCGTCATCGTAGCCACCTGGCTGTTCACTTTCGCCTACACGTCCAACAAAATCGTCGCTGCTGGCATGGTGACTGTACCCGTGCAAATAGGCGGCCTGAATGTTACGATACATACGTGCACCTACAGACCCGACCAGCGAACCCTGATGATGTATACGTCCGTCATAGACATAACTTTGGGCTACTTCATACCGCTGGCAATCATAGTCTACTACTACTCCAGAATGATCGGTACTCTCTGCTGCGGAACGTCACTCTCTGCTGACTCGAGGCGACGGAAGATGAAGGCCGTCAGAATGTTGGTCATCGTTGTCGTAATGTTCGCCATCACATGGGGCCAATCCCGCACACTCGGAGTCCTGTATTATTGCGTGCCAGAGTTGAGCAACTTAATCGCGTCCAGGTTCGTCTTCACCTTGTTTTTGATCATGTTCTTCTCCAACAGTTGGATGAACCCCGTCATTTACGCTCTGTTCAGCCGCAATTTTCGTTCGGAGTTCACCGACATCTTGTCTTGCGGGCGCTGGAAAGCGAAAGCCAGACCGGAGGGTCACTACGCCGGCAACTCACACGATGGCAAGAAGACGAACGAAAGCAAGGACGCGGGCGTCCACTCAAACATCAACACGATGGAGGAATCAATTCGATCACCGGACTCCGAGGACCAAGACTTGAAACCCGGCGACACCATTTTGACAAACGACATAAACTCGGACGCAAGGCCAAACTCAAGGGGCGAAACATTTTCCGCCGACaatgaagcatttgaaatggcaaCTGAAGATAATCATCACAGCAACCTTGATTCAGAAGTTGCCTAA